From one Natrinema saccharevitans genomic stretch:
- a CDS encoding dihydroorotase translates to MTDRLIEDARIVSATGVREGSIAIDDGQIRAVGPDVASEYGDATDVIDAAGKIALPGVVDIHNHLHDPDLFPTDIDFASQTASAAAGGVTTVVELPTQSPITSPDAFRKKRDECAELAHIDFGLVAGNVEEADIDVEGIMAEGTRDFKTFTAEPYLASDETIVSLMDAVGNAGGKVRVHCETQGILDHARASIDEGTPDVYMESRPLEAELDAINRMGWFAEYAECPLHVVHVSSGSGAREGGRFKSRSNVPVTLETCPHYLAFSAEDVDEKGPFLKVNPSLKSPEEVDRLWDAVRDGTIDLVASEHFPTNREDREHGWENIWEPYAGLPSIETMLEFLVSAGVHEDRLSWTRLHELVCSRPAREAGIYPRKGSLQEGADADIVLVREDQYTVSADDLQYVGGWTPYEGREWSARVDTVIANGDVIASDHEVRSSPGRGEFLSRP, encoded by the coding sequence ATGACTGATCGGCTCATCGAAGACGCGCGTATCGTCAGTGCGACCGGCGTTCGGGAGGGATCTATCGCCATCGACGACGGCCAGATACGGGCAGTCGGCCCGGATGTCGCGAGCGAATACGGCGACGCGACTGACGTGATCGACGCCGCGGGAAAGATCGCCCTTCCGGGCGTCGTGGATATCCACAACCATCTGCACGATCCGGACCTGTTTCCGACGGATATCGACTTCGCGTCACAGACGGCGAGTGCCGCGGCCGGCGGGGTGACGACCGTCGTCGAACTCCCGACACAGAGCCCGATCACATCGCCGGACGCGTTCCGGAAGAAGAGAGACGAATGCGCCGAACTCGCACATATCGACTTCGGACTGGTCGCGGGGAACGTCGAAGAGGCGGACATCGACGTCGAGGGGATCATGGCGGAGGGGACGCGCGATTTCAAGACGTTCACTGCCGAGCCGTACCTCGCATCCGACGAGACGATCGTATCCCTGATGGACGCCGTCGGAAACGCCGGCGGGAAAGTCCGCGTTCACTGCGAAACGCAGGGCATCCTCGACCACGCTCGAGCGTCGATAGACGAAGGCACACCGGACGTGTACATGGAGTCCCGCCCGCTCGAAGCGGAACTCGACGCCATCAATCGGATGGGTTGGTTCGCCGAGTACGCTGAGTGTCCCCTGCACGTCGTCCACGTCTCTAGCGGGAGCGGGGCGCGCGAAGGCGGCCGATTCAAATCTCGATCGAACGTGCCGGTGACCCTCGAGACCTGTCCGCATTACCTCGCGTTCTCGGCGGAAGACGTCGACGAGAAGGGACCGTTCCTGAAGGTCAATCCGAGCCTCAAATCGCCAGAAGAGGTCGATCGGCTCTGGGACGCCGTCCGCGACGGAACGATCGATCTCGTCGCCAGCGAACACTTCCCGACCAATCGGGAAGACCGAGAGCACGGCTGGGAGAATATCTGGGAGCCTTACGCCGGACTGCCCAGCATCGAAACGATGCTCGAGTTCCTCGTCAGTGCCGGCGTTCACGAGGACCGTCTCTCTTGGACGCGACTTCACGAACTCGTCTGTTCGCGGCCGGCACGCGAGGCCGGTATCTATCCGCGGAAGGGATCGCTTCAAGAAGGGGCCGACGCGGACATCGTCCTCGTTCGTGAAGACCAGTACACGGTTTCGGCCGACGACCTACAGTACGTCGGCGGCTGGACGCCGTACGAGGGTCGCGAGTGGAGTGCACGTGTCGACACGGTCATTGCAAACGGCGACGTTATCGCCAGCGATCACGAGGTCCGATCTTCGCCCGGCCGGGGTGAGTTCCTCTCACGGCCGTAG